In Alternaria dauci strain A2016 chromosome 9, whole genome shotgun sequence, the following proteins share a genomic window:
- a CDS encoding chitin synthase I — MSYNRLGAPGGSDDPYEMDPRRQVGRTPSPGQPLRGYQLEDRYASPHQDRYASPQPSGILEIPMGPNPAAASGDRLPLQPSYSVENIPYAAGNYHDDYDPRPQHHDSDYSLDPQAHHDAYYNQPYDPTPHDESPGAGYGTQPTHYWQDEDMNRPMIHGANSYGPDPHDAEDMDPENPFHDEPAPTPSPAPIKRWKTVKEVQLFKGNLVLDCPIPPRLLNQVPHAQPPERDEFTHMRYSAATCDPADFDAERFTLRQKLFAKPRHTELFIVITMYNEEDELFARTMIGVIKNIEYMNSRTNSKTWGKDAWKKIVVCVVSDGRAKINPRTRAVLAALGVYQDGIAKQQVNGKDVTAHIYEYTTQMTLDIKKGVVGVKKGNTPVQMLFCLKEKNQKKINSHRWFFQAFGAVLDPNVCVLIDAGTKPGKDSVYQLWKAFDLEPMCAGACVATQNFEYKMSNILDKPLESAFGFISVLPGAFSAYRYVALQNDKTGQGPLEKYFAGEKMHGANAGIFTANMYLAEDRILCFELVSKRNCHWILQYVKSATGETDVPTTMAEFISQRRRWLNGSFFAAVYALAHSFDIFRSDHSFLRKTMFLVEFVYQTISMIFAWFALGNFFLVFRILTASLQNELGTAGKVLFIIFEWLYIAVLITCFILSLGNRPQGSNKWYMSMVYFWCIIMAYLMFASIFISVRSVQGQIETNGGFNAADLFKDKIFATLIISLLSTYVMWLLVSIIFLDPWHMFTSFLQYLLMTPTYINILNVYAFCNTHDITWGTKGDDKPEKLPSVTTKADGKADIQAPTDDADLNTQYEAELRVFSAKWKEEKKVPSANEKQEDYYKGFRSGVVLLWMFCNLGLSALVLQSGGLELTVSSPDEAQKKQNDAATIYLAVVLYSVAGLAAFRFVGAMWFLVVRMFRGV; from the exons ATGTCATACAACCGATTAG GCGCACCAGGCGGTAGCGACGACCCGTACGAGATGGATCCACGAAGACAAGTTGGGCGGACTCCTTCGCCAGGCCAGCCTCTCCGCGGCTACCAACTGGAAGACCGCTATGCATCACCACATCAAGACCGCTATGCGTCACCACAACCCTCGGGCATCTTGGAGATTCCCATGGGACCCAATCCAGCAGCAGCTTCGGGCGACCGCTTGCCGTTACAACCAAGT TACTCAGTAGAGAACATCCCGTACGCCGCTGGCAACTATCACGACGATTATGACCCACGACCGCAACACCACGACTCTGATTACTCCCTCGACCCCCAAGCGCATCACGATGCATACTACAACCAGCCTTACGACCCAACACCGCATGACGAGAGCCCAGGCGCCGGATACGGTACACAACCGACGCACTACTGGCAAGATGAGGACATGAATAGACCCATGATACATGGGGCCAATTCCTACGGCCCAGATCCCCATGATGCAGAAGACATGGACCCAGAGAACCCCTTCCACGATGAGCCCGCGCCCACACCCAGCCCAGCCCCAATCAAGCGATGGAAAACAGTCAAGGAAGTCCAATTGTTCAAGGGCAATTTGGTGCTCGATTGCCCGATTCCGCCGCGGTTACTGAACCAGGTCCCACATGCACAGCCCCCAGAGCGTGACGAGTTCACTCATATGCGCTACTCAGCCGCCACATGCGACCCTGCAGACTTCGACGCCGAGCGCTTCACCTTGCGTCAGAAGCTTTTTGCAAAGCCAAGGCATACTGAGTTGTTCATTGTCATCACCATGTACAACGAGGAGGACGAGCTGTTTGCGCGGACCATGATTGGTGTCATCAAGAACATTGAGTACATGAACTCGCGAACCAACAGCAAGACGTGGGGCAAGGACGCGTGGAAGAAGATCGTAGTCTGCGTCGTCAGCGATGGTCGTGCCAAGATCAACCCGAGGACCCGCGCCGTGCTAGCAGCGCTCGGTGTCTACCAGGACGGCATTGCCAAGCAGCAAGTTAACGGCAAGGATGTGACTGCCCATATCTACGAGTACACCACACAGATGACGCTCGACATCAAGAAGGGCGTCGTCGGTGTCAAGAAGGGCAACACTCCCGTTCAGATGCTCTTCTGTTTGAAGGAAAAGAACCAGAAGAAGATCAACTCCCATCGATGGTTCTTCCAGGCTTTCGGAGCTGTCTTGGATCCCAACGTCTGTGTGCTTATCGATGCTGGTACAAAGCCTGGCAAAGACTCCGTCTACCAGCTGTGGAAGGCGTTCGATCTCGAGCCTATGTGTGCAGGTGCTTGTG TTGCGACACAGAACTTCGAGTACAAGATGAGCAACATCTTGGATAAGCCTCTTGAGTCTGCGTTTGGTTTCATCTCTGTGCTTCCTGGTGCCTTCTCGGCCTATCGCTACGTTGCGCTTCAGAACGACAAGACTGGACAAGGACCACTGGAGAAGTATTTTGCTGGTGAGAAGATGCACGGCGCCAACGCTGGCATATTCACGGCCAATATGTACTTGGCCGAGGATCGCATTTTATGTTTCGAGCTCGTCTCCAAGAGGAACTGCCACTGGATTCTCCAGTACGTGAAGTCTGCTACCGGAGAGACGGACGTACCGACCACCATGGCCGAATTCATCAGTCAACGTCGTCGTTGGTTGAACGGATCCTTCTTCGCTGCTGTATACGCCCTGGCCCACTCTTTCGACATATTCCGAAGTGACCACTCTTTCTTGCGCAAAACCATGTTTCTCGTCGAGTTTGTTTACCAAACTATCAGCATGATCTTCGCCTGGTTTGCTCTTGGCAACTTCTTCCTGGTCTTCCGCATTCTCACTGCTTCACTACAAAACGAGCTCGGTACTGCGGGTAAAGTgctcttcatcatcttcgaGTGGCTCTACATTGCTGTGTTGATAACATGTTTCATATTGTCACTCGGTAATCGGCCACAGGGTTCCAACAAGTGGTACATGTCTATGGTCTACTTTTGGTGTATTATCATGGCTTACCTCATGTTCGCGTCCATCTTCATTAGCGTTCGCTCTGTCCAGGGACAGATCGAAACTAACGGCGGCTTCAACGCGGCAGATCTGTTCAAGGATAAGATCTTTGCCACTTTGATCATATCACTACTATCAACGTATGTGATGTGGCTATTGGTATCCATCATTTTCCTGGATCCATGGCATATGTTCACGTCTTTCTTGCAATATCTGCTCATGACACCCACTTACATCAACATTCTCAACGTCTACGCCTTCTGCAATACCCACGACATCACTTGGGGTACCAAAGGAGACGACAAACCGGAGAAGCTGCCTTCAGTTACCACCAAGGCTGACGGTAAAGCGGATATCCAGGCGCCAACTGACGACGCTGATCTCAACACTCAGTACGAGGCAGAACTCCGCGTCTTCAGCGCCAAGTggaaggaagagaagaaggtTCCCTCGGCCAACGAGAAGCAAGAAGACTATTACAAGGGCTTTCGATCTGGTGTCGTGCTGCTCTGGATGTTCTGCAACTTGGGCTTGTCGGCTTTGGTTCTGCAGTCTGGTGGCCTGGAGCTTACCGTCAGTAGTCCCGACGAGGCCCAGAAGAAGCAGAACGACGCTGCCACTATCTATCTGGCGGTGGTTCTGTACAGTGTCGCTGGCTTGGCTGCGTTCAGGTTCGTGGGAGCTATGTGGTTCTTAGTGGTACGAATG TTCCGTGGTGTATGA